The following are encoded in a window of Hydrogenimonas thermophila genomic DNA:
- a CDS encoding HNH endonuclease — MRPVNKGLAPQTYASYLQAKDDLRDAIGSYCSYCELNISNGMDIEHVSPKSKNPTLENDWDNLLVACKICNRNKSNNNDNRDGYIFPDTHNTAYAFRYTKTKVLVNNELSEDEKVLAKNTIDLVKLNREKDSKNRKDDRYVQRLIEWGKAEESLKDYLKNHSQEMINQIARSHTHFISSWLEVFKDYPEVKKALLESVVGTDFTCYDNSFDAVKSLKKIKI, encoded by the coding sequence ATGAGACCTGTAAATAAAGGATTAGCACCTCAAACATATGCAAGCTATTTACAAGCAAAAGATGACTTACGAGATGCTATTGGGAGTTATTGCTCTTACTGTGAATTGAATATATCAAATGGAATGGATATAGAACATGTTTCACCAAAAAGTAAAAATCCTACTTTAGAGAATGACTGGGATAATCTTCTTGTAGCTTGTAAAATATGTAATAGAAATAAATCAAATAATAATGATAATCGTGATGGATATATTTTCCCAGATACTCATAATACAGCTTATGCTTTTAGATATACTAAAACAAAAGTATTGGTAAATAATGAGTTAAGTGAAGACGAAAAAGTTTTAGCTAAAAATACCATTGATTTAGTAAAATTAAATAGAGAAAAAGATTCTAAAAATAGAAAAGATGACAGATATGTTCAAAGGTTAATAGAGTGGGGTAAAGCAGAAGAGAGTTTAAAAGATTATTTAAAAAATCATTCTCAAGAGATGATAAATCAAATAGCAAGAAGCCATACACATTTTATATCTAGTTGGTTAGAAGTTTTTAAAGATTATCCAGAAGTCAAAAAAGCACTTTTAGAAAGTGTCGTTGGAACTGATTTTACATGTTATGATAATAGTTTTGATGCAGTGAAAAGTTTGAAAAAAATAAAAATATAG
- a CDS encoding ABC-three component system protein produces the protein MFDKNQNLNATNNSKVAGRDLIDNSTNYFIETTKHESTIANVLTGFLDIITDVKYEKPDTNEYTIEDKIDYNKLKKYKDFFDDYMENYNLVRHKIMIILEDEPSFENKLIFHIKNKFIRWYDTKIDPDEILSNIIDDLEQELKEYSNLSLEDVSGVQYVVFYVFARCKIFEKPKKDI, from the coding sequence ATGTTCGATAAAAATCAAAATTTAAATGCTACAAATAATTCAAAAGTAGCTGGTAGAGATTTGATTGATAATTCTACTAATTATTTTATAGAAACAACAAAACATGAATCTACTATTGCTAATGTTTTGACGGGATTTTTAGATATTATTACTGATGTAAAATATGAAAAACCAGATACAAATGAATATACAATAGAAGATAAGATAGATTATAACAAGTTAAAAAAATATAAAGATTTTTTTGATGATTATATGGAAAATTATAATTTAGTTAGACATAAAATTATGATAATACTAGAAGATGAGCCATCTTTTGAAAATAAATTGATTTTTCATATAAAAAACAAGTTTATACGTTGGTATGATACAAAAATAGATCCTGATGAGATTTTATCGAATATAATCGATGATTTAGAGCAAGAGTTAAAAGAGTATTCAAATTTGAGTTTAGAAGATGTCAGTGGTGTACAATATGTAGTTTTTTATGTATTTGCAAGGTGCAAAATATTTGAAAAACCAAAGAAGGATATATAA
- a CDS encoding ABC-three component system middle component 6: protein MNKNNIKYSLFELYEHFKKYQKIELKKFILLLDWLYLIDMIKITDDGCIVKCS, encoded by the coding sequence TTGAATAAAAATAATATCAAGTATTCGCTTTTTGAGCTATATGAGCATTTTAAAAAATACCAAAAGATTGAATTAAAAAAATTTATTTTGTTATTAGATTGGCTATATTTAATAGATATGATAAAAATTACAGATGATGGGTGCATAGTAAAATGTTCTTAA
- a CDS encoding AAA family ATPase has translation MTNFNIKNIKIQNYKKYSDLELIFSNRANLIIGENGTGKTSILDALATLLGGYIQAFKNIGTGDRHSIAKKDIKIDIQDIDDNIVVKYKLPVIISGNLDVNKNDIFIERMRRQVKNDTKTHLLKTINKSLIDYITEIENNLDDITLPIISYHGTGRLWEQEYKKTSKMEKLTRFDGYKDCLNAKSNYRNFIAWFEKQERNAFNLRKEIPILEAVRECVKSFISQVSKQEVELFIYREGDLEIKFKDTEKRERISSLSDGYRNLIGIVSDIAYRMAILNPHLGKDVVSKTPGVVLVDEIDLHLHPKWQREVVSLFKNTFPKVQFIFSSHSPFVIQSMQKNEIIKLSENNQLLGTDATLLSIEDISEKIQDIELPQISKRKSEMLKVADKYLDLLEKLENKSDNEELENIKKELDKLIEPFEDNMAYVAFLRRKRLLRE, from the coding sequence ATGACTAATTTTAATATAAAAAATATAAAAATACAAAATTATAAAAAATACTCAGATTTAGAATTAATTTTTTCAAATAGAGCAAATTTAATTATAGGAGAAAACGGAACAGGAAAAACTTCTATATTAGATGCTTTAGCTACTTTGCTTGGTGGTTATATTCAAGCATTTAAAAATATTGGTACTGGAGATAGGCACTCTATAGCTAAAAAAGATATTAAAATAGATATTCAAGATATAGATGATAATATTGTGGTAAAATATAAACTACCTGTGATAATTAGTGGTAATTTAGATGTGAATAAGAATGATATTTTTATAGAAAGAATGAGACGACAAGTTAAAAATGATACAAAAACACATCTTTTGAAAACTATTAATAAAAGTTTGATTGATTATATAACCGAAATAGAAAATAATTTGGATGATATTACTTTACCTATTATTTCATATCATGGAACTGGTAGATTATGGGAACAAGAATATAAAAAAACTTCAAAGATGGAGAAGCTTACAAGGTTTGATGGATATAAAGATTGTCTAAATGCTAAGTCAAATTATCGTAATTTTATAGCTTGGTTTGAGAAACAAGAAAGAAATGCTTTTAATTTAAGAAAAGAGATACCAATTTTAGAAGCTGTAAGAGAATGTGTAAAAAGTTTTATATCACAAGTATCTAAACAAGAAGTAGAATTATTTATATATAGAGAAGGGGATTTGGAGATAAAATTTAAAGATACAGAAAAAAGAGAAAGAATCTCAAGTTTAAGTGATGGATATAGAAACCTTATCGGGATAGTATCAGATATAGCATATAGAATGGCTATTTTAAATCCACACTTAGGTAAAGATGTAGTTTCAAAAACTCCTGGAGTAGTTTTGGTAGATGAGATAGATTTACACCTTCATCCAAAATGGCAAAGAGAAGTTGTATCTCTTTTTAAAAATACTTTCCCAAAAGTTCAGTTTATTTTTTCATCCCATTCTCCATTTGTAATACAATCAATGCAAAAAAATGAGATAATAAAACTTAGTGAAAATAATCAATTACTTGGAACAGACGCTACATTATTGAGCATAGAAGATATTAGTGAAAAGATACAAGATATAGAATTACCACAAATTAGTAAAAGAAAATCAGAAATGTTGAAAGTAGCGGATAAATATTTGGATTTGTTAGAGAAATTAGAAAATAAAAGTGATAATGAAGAGTTAGAAAATATAAAAAAAGAGTTAGATAAATTGATAGAACCATTTGAGGATAATATGGCATATGTGGCATTTTTGCGAAGAAAAAGATTATTAAGAGAGTGA
- a CDS encoding transposase, with translation NYFKYPADIRRIIYTTNIIESVHRQFRKLTKTKGAFPNENSLLKLLYMGIQNAQKKWTMPMRNWSLTLSQLAIFFEGRLEEALEL, from the coding sequence AACTACTTCAAATATCCAGCAGATATAAGACGCATTATCTATACAACCAATATTATTGAATCTGTACATAGACAGTTCAGAAAATTAACTAAAACTAAAGGAGCATTCCCAAATGAAAATTCACTTTTAAAACTACTCTATATGGGAATTCAGAACGCACAGAAAAAGTGGACAATGCCGATGCGTAACTGGAGTCTGACACTTTCACAACTGGCTATATTTTTCGAAGGTAGGCTCGAAGAAGCCCTTGAACTATGA